Part of the Herpetosiphonaceae bacterium genome is shown below.
TGCGCCTGGAAACGAGGCTACAGCGCGCTGCTGTCCGACGCACGGGCGATAGCGACGATATTTCCAGGCGCAAACAGGTCGATAAAACCGTCCACCGCAGCGCTCCGGTCTTGCTCGCCGAGATCGGGCAAAACAAAGACCTCTTCGGCATACGCCGCCATATCCTGCACCGCCCAGGCATAGCGATAATAGACCAGCGCCCGCTGGTCGATCGCCACATCGCCATAGCCCTGTAAAAAGCATGTCGTCTCGTGCGGGCTGACCAAACCGTGCCCAATCCCACCGATGACGAACATCAGGTCACGCTCTTTCGGAGCCAGGATCATCTCATCCCAGTCTACAATCCACATCTGCTGCGCGGAGTCCAGCAGCACGTTCCAGGTGTGCAGATCGGCATGGCACAGCACGCGCGGCAGGGTGGCTTGACGCAACTGGCTGCCGAGCGTGTCGGCCCGTTCGATCAGCGCGTGTATGTCGTGCCGCCGCTCACGCCAAAACGCGGCCAGCGCACGCTGGATCGGGTCGGCGAGGTCGTGGCTGTCGATCACCGGTTGGAGTTGGGTCAGCACGTGGCGTCGCGAGGGAATAAACCTTTCCTGCGGGATCATCAGCCGCAGCTCAGCGGGCAGTTGACTCGTATGGATCTGCCGGAGCGTGCCGCCAAGGTCACGCCAGTGCTGATCCGACAGGCCCACCTTCGCGGCGTTGCGCGCCGCGATAAAGGGATAGAGGCTCAAGGCGAAATCGTCTACGCCGACCCACATGGCGCCGTCCGTCGTCGGCAGTGGCGCGACGATGTGGGCAATGCCTTGCTCGTGGATGAAGCGCGGGATGAGCAGGCTCGGCGGGCTGAAACCCACGCCAGCACGAACTTTGAGAAAATAGCTCGTCCCATCGACGGCATCTACGCGGTACACGAACGATGCGGAGTCATTGCCGATTGGGAGGAAGGTCAGCGCCGTGATCGACATGCTATAGTGTGCGTACAGCGCCGCGCGAATGGCTGCGTCTGTGAGCCTGGGTGGTGTGCGCATCGGTTTGCATGCCTGTGTCTGTCAGTCCGTGCCCTGTCCGGCAGCCGCCTGCTTGAGCGCTGCTATGTCAAGCTTCTTCATCTGAAGCATTGTGCTCCACACCCGGCGAGCTTTTTCGGGATCAGCATCATTCCAAAGCTCTTCCAATGCTCTGGGCACGATCTGCCACGAGAGCCCATATTTGTCTTTCAGCCACCCGCATTGTTGCGCGGCTTCGTCTCCGCCCTCGGAGAGCTTTTCCCAATAGTAGTCTACTTCGTCCTGAGACTCGCAATTGACGACGAACGAGATCGCCTCGGTGAATTTGAAATGCGGCCCGCCGTTGAGCGCGACAAATTCCTGCCCGTTGAGCTGGAATACCACGGTCATAACCGATCCCGGCGATCTGCCGGAGGCCGCCGCGCCTTCTGACTCATAGCGCGTAACACGCACCAGCTTAGAGTTTTTAAAAATCGAGGTGTAAAAGGTCGCGGCCTCTTCGGCTTGATCGTCGAACCACAAGAAGGGGGTGATCTTTTGGCTGGTGTCTTGCATCGGATTGCTCCTTCCTAGCTATAGCAATAGCTGGTGCTACCCGAACGATGCCCGCATGCTGCTTATAGAAACGATTATACGCCGAGCTGATTCCTTAAACAACCTGCGCTCTGTGCGGAGGCCAGCAGAATCGCGGACCCGCATAAAACGCCGACGCAGGATCGGGTAGGCCGCCCAACCTACGCGAGACTTGTGTGACACCAGCACGAAAATTCGCCGCGTTCTAAAACCGCGACGTAAGACGCGGTCGGGCGCAGCACGTTGTCGTGCGGCCCTTGACGTTAGCCTGAGCGCCTTGCGAGGGCTTGTGCGGTGGCGATCCACCCTTCACGCGCATTGGGGTACCTGGGCGTCCACCCACTTGCCGCTCGGAACCGCGCATTACTCACGCGCAAGGATCGAGTCAGTGACGTTGTGCGTTTGCCGAGCAAGAGCGCCGCGCGGCCTGGAACGCGCAGCCACGCTGCCTTGCCTGCGGCTGCCGCAAGCGCGTCTGCGTAGTGACGCTTGGTGAGCGGCTCGTTGTCAACGACGTTGTAGGTTCCGGCTGGAATCGCCAGCGCCGCAACAACTGCCGCGCCCCCATCAGCCACATGAATAGACGAGACAAAGGTGTTGGGCGGCCCCATCATAATG
Proteins encoded:
- a CDS encoding VOC family protein → MQDTSQKITPFLWFDDQAEEAATFYTSIFKNSKLVRVTRYESEGAAASGRSPGSVMTVVFQLNGQEFVALNGGPHFKFTEAISFVVNCESQDEVDYYWEKLSEGGDEAAQQCGWLKDKYGLSWQIVPRALEELWNDADPEKARRVWSTMLQMKKLDIAALKQAAAGQGTD
- a CDS encoding phosphotransferase, which produces MRTPPRLTDAAIRAALYAHYSMSITALTFLPIGNDSASFVYRVDAVDGTSYFLKVRAGVGFSPPSLLIPRFIHEQGIAHIVAPLPTTDGAMWVGVDDFALSLYPFIAARNAAKVGLSDQHWRDLGGTLRQIHTSQLPAELRLMIPQERFIPSRRHVLTQLQPVIDSHDLADPIQRALAAFWRERRHDIHALIERADTLGSQLRQATLPRVLCHADLHTWNVLLDSAQQMWIVDWDEMILAPKERDLMFVIGGIGHGLVSPHETTCFLQGYGDVAIDQRALVYYRYAWAVQDMAAYAEEVFVLPDLGEQDRSAAVDGFIDLFAPGNIVAIARASDSSAL